One part of the Ailuropoda melanoleuca isolate Jingjing chromosome 6, ASM200744v2, whole genome shotgun sequence genome encodes these proteins:
- the LOC100476785 gene encoding steroid 17-alpha-hydroxylase/17,20 lyase: protein MWELLAFLLFTLAYFLWPKPKCISAKYPKSLPSLPLVGSLPFLPRGGHQHVNFFKLQEKYGPIYSLRMGTKTTVMVGHHQLAKEVLVKKGKEFSGRPQVVTLDILSDNQKGIAFADHGANWQLHRKLVLATFALFKDGDQRLEKIICQENSLLCDFLATQNGQSIDLSLPLFLAVTNIICLICFNSSYKNEDPALKIIKNYNEGILDSLGTDNMADIFPGLKIFPNKTVEKLKNCVKMRDELLKEILEKYKENFSSDSITSLLDVLIQARMNSDNNNAASDRDAKLLSDKHILTTIGDIFGAGVETTTSVVKWTVAFLLHNPQLQKKIQEEIDQNVGFGRTPNMSDRNQLIWLEATIREVLRIRPVAPTLIPHKAIVDSSIGEFAIDKGTSVIINLWALHHNEKEWHRPDQFMPERFLDPTKSQLISPSLSYLPFGAGPRSCLGEILARQELFLFMAWLLQRFDLEVPDDGQMPSLEGNPKMVFLIKPFKVKIKVRQAWREAQAESST, encoded by the exons ATGTGGGAGCTCCTTGCTTTCTTGCTGTTCACCCTTGCCTATTTCTTATGGCCCAAGCCAAAGTGCATCAGTGCCAAGTATCCCAAGAGCCTCCCATCCCTGCCCTTGGTAGGCAGCCTGCCATTCCTGCCCAGAGGTGGCCATCAGCACGTGAACTTCTTCAAGCTGCAGGAAAAATACGGCCCCATCTATTCCCTTCGTATGGGTACCAAGACTACAGTGATGGTCGGCCACCACCAGCTGGCCAAGGAGGTGCTTGTCAAGAAGGGCAAGGAATTCTCTGGGCGGCCCCAAGTG GTGACTCTGGACATCCTGTCTGACAACCAAAAGGGCATCGCCTTCGCAGACCATGGTGCCAACTGGCAGCTGCATAGGAAGCTGGTACTGGCCACCTTTGCCCTGTTCAAGGATGGCGACCAGAGGCTAGAGAAGATCA tttGTCAGGAAAACAGTTTATTGTGTGATTTCCTGGCCACCCAGAATGGACAGTCCATAGATTTGTCCTTGCCTCTCTTCCTGGCGGTGACCAACATAATCTGCTTGATCTGCTTCAACTCCTCTTACAAGAACGAAGATCCTGCTCTGAAGATCATAAAGAATTACAATGAAGGCATCTTGGACTCTTTGGGAACAGATAATATGGCAGACATATTCCCCGGGTTGAAG ATTTTCCCCAACAAAACTGTTGAAAAATTGAAGAACTGTGTTAAAATGCGAGATGAACTGCTGAAAGAAATCCTTGAAAAATATAAG GAGAACTTCAGCAGCGACTCTATCACCAGCCTGCTGGATGTACTGATCCAAGCCAGGATGAACTCAGACAATAACAATGCTGCCTCAGACCGGGATGCAAAACTGCTTTCAGATAAACATATTCTCACCACCATAGGGGACATCTTTGGGGCCGGTGTAGAGACCACCACGTCTGTGGTGAAGTGGACTGTGGCCTTCCTGCTACACAATCCTCAG TTGCAGAAGAAGATCCAGGAGGAGATTGACCAGAATGTAGGTTTTGGCCGTACACCAAATATGAGTGACCGGAACCAACTCATCTGGTTAGAGGCCACCATCCGAGAGGTGCTTCGCATCCGGCCTGTGGCCCCTACGCTCATCCCCCACAAGGCTATCGTTGATTCCAG CATTGGCGAGTTTGCCATTGACAAGGGCACAAGTGTTATCATCAATTTGTGGGCACTGCATCATAATGAGAAGGAGTGGCACCGGCCTGACCAGTTCATGCCAG AGCGCTTCTTGGACCCCACGAAGAGTCAGCTCATCTCTCCATCACTAAGTTACCTGCCCTTCGGAGCAGGACCCCGCTCTTGCCTGGGTGAGATCCTGGCCCGCCAGGAGCTCTTCCTCTTCATGGCCTGGTTGCTGCAGAGGTTTGACCTGGAGGTCCCAGATGACGGGCAGATGCCTTCCCTGGAGGGTAACCCCAAGATGGTCTTTTTGATCAAGCCTTTCAAAGTGAAGATCAAGGTGCGCCAGGCCTGGAGGGAGGCCCAGGCTGAGAGTAGCACCTAG